AACCCCCCATCTGCCGGCCGGAATACGTTTTTGGATAAGATCATAACGGTCTTTATCTTCCTGGAGCGCTTTTGTAAACCCGGTGGCGAAATACCCGGGGGCGATGGCGTTAACATTGATCCCTTCGCCGGCCCAGGCATTAGAGAAAGCTTTGGTCAGCCCCACCAGGCCATGCTTGGAAGCGGTATAGGCCGGTATATTTATTCCTCCTTGAAAGGCCAGGATGGAGGCCACCGTAATAATTTTCCCCTGTTTTTTTTTGACCATCAGCTTGGCGGCTCCCTGTGACAATATAAAATTGGCGGTGAGGTTGATTTCCAGGGTGGTATCCCAATCCGCTTCCGAAAAATCCAAGACGGGGGCCCTCGGACAAATCCCGGCATTGTTGACCAGGATATCCAGCTTATCCATTTTTTGTAAAACCGCCGGGATGACGGTCCTCGTTTCATTTCTTTTGGTCAGGTCGGCCGGATAATGGAAATATCGTTTTCCCGTTGATAGGATAGCCTTTTCGATCCCCGGATCTCCTTGGCGGCTGACTACCGCCACATCCGCCCCGGCCTCGGCTAAGGCCTGGGCGATGGCGCCGCCGATGCCTTTGGTACCGCCGGTCACCAGGGCCACCTTCCCATCTATCCGAAATGCATCCAAAATCATTGGCAGTCCTTTTTATTTAAACATTCCAAAACCAATTGGTTTCAATTTAATAAACCGAACTTTTCGATGTTCCTGTCCGCAAGGGCCTGGATCTGCCTGAGTGCTTCTGATCCCCCTTTTCCCGCAAATAAGTGTCTGAACCGTTTCTGGGGTTTTAAATAGGATTCCACCGGAATTTTTTGCTTAATTTTTCGAATGGTCTTGATTTGGCCCTCTTCCATTTCAAAGAGGGGAACCAAACCGCACTGAACCCCCAGCCTGCCGATTTCCAGGGTTTGATCGGAAGGAAAACCCCAGACAGAGGGACAGGGTGTATCAATCTGGATATATCGGGAGCCGTGGTATGTCATGGCTTTTTTGACTTTTTCCCGTAAGTCCCTAAGATAAGCGGATGAAGCAGTGGCTACGTAAGGGATCCCGTGAGCGGCTACAATAGCCGGAAGGTCTTTTTTGATTTGCCTTTTGCCCATGGAGGCCTTGCCGGC
This genomic interval from Deltaproteobacteria bacterium contains the following:
- a CDS encoding SDR family oxidoreductase, whose protein sequence is MPMILDAFRIDGKVALVTGGTKGIGGAIAQALAEAGADVAVVSRQGDPGIEKAILSTGKRYFHYPADLTKRNETRTVIPAVLQKMDKLDILVNNAGICPRAPVLDFSEADWDTTLEINLTANFILSQGAAKLMVKKKQGKIITVASILAFQGGINIPAYTASKHGLVGLTKAFSNAWAGEGINVNAIAPGYFATGFTKALQEDKDRYDLIQKRIPAGRWGVPNDIAGAVVFLASSASDFIHGTIMPVDGGWLAW